A genomic region of uncultured Roseibium sp. contains the following coding sequences:
- a CDS encoding tellurite resistance TerB family protein — MNEPISVQEALIYVMVIVSASDNAMTDKELATIGDMIKMLPVFGDYDGNRIIPAAQRCGDILQEENGLSLVLELVGDVLPPKLYDTAYALAVEVAAADLHVEQEELRILQMLRDRFSLDKLTVAAIERGAIARHRTV; from the coding sequence ATCAATGAACCGATCAGCGTTCAGGAAGCCCTCATCTACGTGATGGTGATTGTGTCCGCGTCAGACAATGCGATGACCGACAAGGAACTGGCCACGATCGGTGACATGATCAAGATGTTGCCGGTGTTCGGCGACTATGACGGCAACCGGATCATTCCGGCCGCGCAGCGCTGCGGTGATATTCTCCAGGAAGAAAACGGCCTGTCGCTGGTTCTGGAACTCGTCGGCGACGTTCTGCCGCCGAAGCTCTACGACACGGCCTACGCTCTGGCTGTCGAGGTTGCCGCCGCCGATCTTCACGTGGAACAGGAAGAACTGCGCATCCTTCAGATGCTCCGCGACCGCTTCAGCCTGGACAAGCTGACGGTTGCAGCGATCGAGCGCGGCGCGATCGCGCGTCACCGGACCGTCTGA
- a CDS encoding lysine--tRNA ligase, with protein sequence MTDQSLPTLDLSQDFVEAATRSKAWPFEEARKLVKRIGKRDLEKPVLFETGYGPSGLPHIGTFGEVLRTTMVRTAFRLLTEDRIPTRLLSFSDDMDGMRKIPENVPDRAALEPYLQMPLSAVPNPFGGDYDSFAAHNNAMLRRFLDTFSFDYEFASATEYYKSGKFDDVLIRATEKYQKIMDVMLPTLGAERQATYSPFLPISPTSGRVLYVPMKDVNPKDGTITFDDETGEEITLSVTGGNVKLQWKPDFGMRWAALDVDFEMFGKDHQTNAPIYDKICNILGGKAPEHYVYELFLDDKGEKISKSKGNGLTIDEWLTYASPESLALYNYQKPKTAKKLYFDVIPKAVDEYYTFVQKYEQMPVEQKLQNPAWHIHSGNIPKIDMPVPFAMLLNLVSASNADNKDVLWAFISRYAPGVTAATHAELDALVGYAIRYFDDFVKPTKSFKVPDDVEITALKQLDAKLADLPADADGAAIQDAVLDVARAIERYQDPNKKGPDGGPGVSVAWFSALYQLLLGQEKGPRFGSFVALYGISETRDMIRKALAGELAA encoded by the coding sequence ATGACCGACCAATCCCTGCCCACGCTTGACCTTTCGCAAGACTTTGTCGAGGCGGCCACCAGATCGAAAGCCTGGCCGTTCGAGGAAGCACGCAAACTGGTCAAACGCATCGGCAAGCGGGATCTGGAAAAACCGGTGCTGTTCGAGACAGGGTATGGCCCGTCCGGGCTGCCGCATATCGGGACATTCGGCGAAGTCCTGCGCACGACGATGGTACGCACCGCATTCCGCCTGCTCACCGAAGACAGGATCCCGACGCGCCTGCTGTCGTTTTCCGACGACATGGACGGAATGCGCAAGATTCCCGAAAACGTCCCCGATCGCGCGGCCCTGGAACCCTATCTGCAAATGCCGCTCAGCGCGGTACCCAACCCGTTCGGCGGCGACTACGACAGCTTCGCCGCGCATAACAACGCCATGCTGCGTCGGTTCCTGGACACATTCAGCTTCGATTATGAATTTGCGAGCGCAACCGAGTACTACAAGTCCGGCAAGTTCGACGATGTCCTGATCCGCGCGACGGAAAAATACCAGAAGATCATGGATGTGATGCTGCCGACCCTGGGGGCCGAGCGCCAGGCGACCTATTCGCCGTTCCTGCCGATCTCGCCCACATCCGGGCGTGTTCTCTACGTGCCCATGAAGGACGTCAATCCGAAGGACGGAACGATCACCTTCGATGACGAAACGGGCGAGGAAATCACCCTGTCCGTCACCGGGGGCAATGTGAAGCTGCAGTGGAAGCCGGACTTCGGCATGCGCTGGGCTGCGCTCGATGTCGACTTCGAGATGTTCGGCAAGGACCACCAGACCAATGCGCCGATCTACGACAAGATCTGCAACATCCTCGGCGGCAAGGCGCCGGAGCACTACGTCTACGAACTGTTCCTCGACGACAAGGGCGAGAAGATCTCCAAGTCCAAGGGCAATGGACTGACGATCGACGAATGGCTGACCTACGCGTCCCCGGAGAGCCTGGCGCTTTATAACTATCAGAAGCCGAAAACGGCCAAGAAGCTCTATTTCGACGTCATCCCGAAGGCCGTGGACGAGTACTACACCTTTGTCCAGAAATACGAGCAGATGCCGGTTGAACAGAAGCTGCAGAACCCAGCCTGGCATATCCATTCCGGAAACATTCCGAAGATCGACATGCCCGTGCCGTTCGCTATGCTCCTGAACCTGGTCTCCGCGTCCAACGCGGACAACAAGGACGTTTTGTGGGCCTTCATTTCCCGCTATGCGCCGGGTGTGACGGCTGCAACGCACGCCGAACTGGATGCCCTCGTCGGCTACGCGATCCGTTACTTCGACGACTTCGTCAAGCCGACCAAATCCTTCAAGGTGCCGGACGACGTTGAGATCACCGCCCTGAAGCAGCTGGACGCAAAACTGGCGGACCTGCCCGCCGATGCCGATGGCGCTGCCATTCAGGATGCCGTTCTCGATGTCGCACGTGCGATCGAACGCTACCAGGACCCGAACAAGAAGGGCCCCGACGGCGGGCCGGGCGTTTCTGTTGCCTGGTTCTCGGCGCTGTATCAGCTGCTGCTCGGTCAGGAAAAAGGGCCGCGTTTCGGATCGTTCGTGGCGCTCTACGGTATATCCGAAACCCGGGACATGATCCGCAAGGCGCTTGCCGGCGAACTGGCTGCCTGA
- a CDS encoding thermonuclease family protein: MKLRPFLVPLLLLTAFAGVVAWLLLAEPPSPADAQLAEALRPGISDPVEAMVESSPDDKKQQTAHTAGDTEAPLPGNIRDVSPDGVSAPDVDGGLTRIEPSERYQELINPPVEPVPDGPLELRRVQVLDGGRIKSGKLVVTLAHIEPIKLDETCVARQGGLWPCGTRARTFLRGLIRQFKVTCEKLAETGPQQIVATCKRGKIDLSTRMVRYGWADPAAGAPEGFEDFALLAEQRKLGKWKDEWQVAAPRSNWEADPDAPLPGLEDLAPEIVEWSQSTDADPAGQPFFGAEPDIPGVLPQQ, translated from the coding sequence ATGAAGCTTCGGCCTTTCCTGGTGCCCCTGCTCCTGCTGACCGCCTTCGCGGGCGTCGTCGCATGGCTGTTGCTTGCAGAACCGCCGTCACCTGCGGACGCACAGCTTGCCGAAGCGCTCAGACCGGGGATCAGCGATCCGGTCGAGGCCATGGTCGAAAGCAGCCCCGACGACAAGAAGCAGCAGACGGCGCACACCGCAGGCGATACTGAGGCACCGCTTCCCGGCAACATCCGCGATGTATCTCCGGACGGTGTGTCCGCGCCGGATGTCGATGGTGGCCTGACGCGGATCGAACCTTCCGAACGCTATCAGGAACTCATCAACCCGCCGGTCGAACCGGTCCCGGACGGACCGCTGGAACTCCGGCGAGTACAGGTGCTGGATGGTGGCCGGATCAAATCCGGCAAGCTTGTGGTCACCCTGGCCCATATCGAGCCGATAAAGCTCGATGAAACCTGCGTTGCCCGCCAGGGCGGCCTCTGGCCTTGCGGCACCCGCGCCCGAACCTTCCTGCGCGGGCTGATCCGCCAGTTCAAGGTAACGTGCGAAAAACTGGCCGAAACCGGACCACAGCAGATCGTGGCAACCTGCAAACGCGGAAAGATCGATCTCAGCACCCGCATGGTGCGCTACGGATGGGCCGACCCGGCTGCCGGCGCGCCCGAGGGATTTGAAGACTTCGCTCTTCTGGCGGAACAAAGGAAGCTCGGCAAATGGAAGGACGAATGGCAGGTCGCCGCACCCCGATCCAACTGGGAAGCGGACCCGGACGCGCCTTTGCCCGGTCTTGAGGATCTCGCACCCGAAATCGTCGAATGGAGCCAGAGCACGGACGCCGATCCGGCGGGCCAGCCGTTCTTCGGAGCCGAACCGGACATTCCGGGCGTACTGCCTCAACAGTAA
- a CDS encoding DUF952 domain-containing protein, whose translation MTLIFKIVPRAMWQEAQAAGVFRGAPVDLADGYIHFSTADQARETAAKHFSGQDDLLLAAFESEAFGEALKWEPSRGGALFPHLYAELKPDAALWIKALPLSADGAHVFPEMRA comes from the coding sequence ATGACACTGATATTCAAGATCGTCCCAAGGGCCATGTGGCAGGAGGCGCAGGCGGCAGGCGTCTTCAGGGGAGCCCCGGTCGACCTGGCCGATGGTTACATTCATTTTTCCACGGCCGATCAGGCGCGCGAAACGGCGGCAAAACACTTCAGCGGCCAGGACGATCTGCTGCTGGCCGCCTTTGAAAGCGAAGCCTTCGGCGAAGCGCTCAAATGGGAGCCGTCACGTGGAGGCGCCCTGTTTCCGCATCTCTACGCGGAGCTGAAGCCTGATGCCGCCCTCTGGATCAAGGCGCTACCCTTGTCCGCGGATGGAGCGCATGTCTTTCCGGAGATGAGGGCGTGA
- a CDS encoding quinone-dependent dihydroorotate dehydrogenase, whose protein sequence is MTAGPLQSLALKGLHLLDAEHAHRLTVLALKSGLLAAKPEPCDPRLKAAHWDLDFPNPLGMAAGFDKNADVPDAVLNLGFGFTEVGSVTPLGQPGNPRPRVFRLAADEGVINRYGFNNDGHAAMRERLLARKAQQGIVGINVGANKNAEDRIADYVAGINEFADLASYFTVNISSPNTPGLRDLQARSALADLLQGVVAARDARAEETGRRVPLLLKIAPDVVEEDLKDIVEEVLEKAIDGLIVSNTTIDRAGLSGQGPHQEAGGLSGRPLFRKSTIALARARKLAGPDLVIVGVGGIDSAETAWTKVAAGADLLQVYSSLVFKGPGLVGDILTGLADRLDQHGFSSLREARDANVDAWASEKL, encoded by the coding sequence GTGACAGCAGGACCGCTTCAAAGCCTTGCGTTGAAAGGACTGCATCTGCTCGATGCGGAACACGCCCATAGACTGACGGTTCTTGCGCTGAAATCCGGCCTGCTCGCGGCGAAACCAGAGCCGTGCGATCCGCGCCTCAAGGCCGCGCATTGGGATCTCGATTTCCCCAACCCGCTCGGAATGGCGGCCGGGTTCGACAAGAATGCGGATGTTCCCGATGCTGTTTTGAACCTGGGCTTCGGCTTTACCGAGGTCGGCTCCGTGACGCCCTTGGGGCAGCCGGGCAACCCGCGGCCGCGCGTCTTTCGCCTGGCCGCAGATGAAGGTGTGATCAATCGCTACGGCTTCAACAATGACGGTCACGCGGCAATGCGCGAACGCCTGCTTGCAAGGAAGGCGCAGCAGGGCATTGTCGGTATCAATGTCGGAGCCAACAAGAACGCGGAGGACCGGATTGCAGACTATGTCGCCGGGATCAACGAATTTGCCGATCTGGCGTCCTATTTCACGGTCAACATTTCTTCGCCCAATACGCCGGGCCTCAGGGACCTGCAGGCGCGTTCTGCGCTCGCCGATCTTCTTCAGGGCGTGGTCGCTGCGCGCGACGCACGGGCGGAGGAAACGGGACGACGGGTGCCGCTCTTGCTCAAGATCGCGCCGGATGTCGTGGAAGAAGACCTGAAGGACATTGTCGAGGAGGTCCTGGAAAAGGCCATCGACGGGCTCATCGTGTCGAACACGACAATCGACAGGGCTGGACTGAGCGGGCAGGGCCCGCATCAGGAAGCCGGCGGGCTGTCGGGCAGGCCGCTGTTTCGAAAGTCCACCATCGCGCTCGCGCGGGCGCGCAAGCTGGCGGGGCCCGATCTCGTCATTGTGGGGGTCGGCGGCATTGACAGCGCCGAGACGGCCTGGACCAAGGTAGCAGCCGGGGCTGACCTGCTGCAGGTCTATTCCTCGCTGGTTTTCAAGGGACCCGGACTGGTCGGGGACATCCTGACCGGACTGGCGGACAGGTTGGACCAACACGGGTTTTCGTCCCTGCGCGAGGCACGTGATGCCAACGTGGATGCGTGGGCCTCCGAAAAGCTTTAG
- a CDS encoding MATE family efflux transporter — MAPSSASGEPTRRPFSVTHRSVLAIAIPMTLGYLSTPLLGVVDMAVIGRLGDAALLGGIALGGIIFDLVFTTFNFLRAGTTGLTAQAVGGQNQEEIKATLARALVIAAIGGLLVILVQSPLLHAGQWFLGGSADVQAVTTRYFDIRVLSAPFLLANYAILGWFIGLGRAGTGLLLQLFLNGLNIALSVWFVIGLGWSVEGVAFATVLSEISTTLFGFALVLKSAGHKSWPAWQVIFDRRLLMRMMALNRDIMIRSFALLYAYAFFMARSADQGDAVLAANAVLEKFILVSGYFLDGLATAAEQLAGRAVGARYRPAFDRTVKLTAVWSFAMAAVLSLIFLLLGSAMIDFMTTSQEVRSLGNTYLIWAVLAPLLGVLAFQMDGIYIGATWSGTMRNMMLLSLAFYVAAYYLLFPVLGNHGLWLAMSLFLGLRGLTLLAVCKRRADTAFAHS, encoded by the coding sequence ATGGCACCTTCCAGCGCATCGGGCGAGCCCACACGCCGCCCCTTCTCCGTAACGCACCGATCGGTCCTGGCCATCGCCATTCCCATGACGCTCGGCTATCTGTCGACGCCCCTGCTCGGCGTTGTCGACATGGCCGTCATCGGACGCCTGGGAGACGCTGCGCTACTCGGCGGGATTGCCCTCGGCGGGATCATCTTCGATCTCGTCTTTACGACCTTCAATTTCCTGCGTGCCGGCACGACGGGACTGACCGCGCAGGCGGTCGGCGGCCAGAACCAGGAAGAAATCAAGGCGACGCTCGCCCGGGCGCTGGTCATCGCCGCAATCGGCGGCCTCCTCGTCATCCTTGTGCAGTCCCCGCTGCTGCATGCCGGGCAATGGTTCCTGGGCGGCAGTGCGGACGTGCAGGCAGTAACAACGCGGTATTTCGACATACGCGTGCTCAGTGCACCGTTTCTGCTGGCAAATTATGCGATCCTCGGCTGGTTCATCGGACTTGGGCGCGCCGGAACAGGCCTCTTGCTGCAACTCTTCCTGAACGGTCTGAACATCGCGCTCAGCGTCTGGTTCGTCATCGGACTGGGATGGAGCGTGGAAGGTGTCGCGTTTGCGACCGTCCTGAGCGAGATTTCAACGACGCTGTTCGGATTTGCTCTCGTGCTGAAGAGCGCTGGACACAAATCCTGGCCCGCATGGCAGGTGATTTTCGACAGGCGGCTCCTGATGCGCATGATGGCCCTGAACCGGGACATCATGATCCGCTCCTTCGCACTGCTCTACGCCTATGCGTTTTTCATGGCCCGATCGGCAGATCAGGGCGATGCCGTTCTTGCGGCAAACGCCGTGCTCGAGAAATTCATCCTTGTATCCGGCTACTTCCTGGACGGATTGGCAACGGCGGCGGAACAGCTTGCCGGCCGTGCAGTCGGTGCCAGATACAGACCAGCCTTCGACAGAACGGTGAAACTGACGGCGGTCTGGAGTTTCGCCATGGCAGCTGTCCTCTCCCTGATCTTCCTGCTGCTCGGATCTGCCATGATCGACTTCATGACCACCTCGCAGGAGGTCCGCAGCCTTGGCAACACCTATCTCATCTGGGCGGTCCTGGCGCCCCTGCTGGGCGTGCTGGCCTTCCAGATGGACGGCATCTACATCGGCGCCACATGGTCGGGCACGATGCGGAACATGATGCTGCTGTCGCTCGCCTTTTATGTGGCTGCCTATTACCTGCTGTTCCCGGTTCTGGGTAACCACGGGCTCTGGCTTGCCATGTCGCTCTTTCTGGGATTGCGCGGGCTCACGCTTCTGGCAGTCTGCAAACGCCGGGCCGACACGGCGTTTGCGCATTCCTAG
- a CDS encoding helix-turn-helix domain-containing protein codes for MKKISRAHCPIRRATDILTDQWSFLILREFFLEGETRRFQDLQNELGLSPNTLSNRLKHLENAGVLERKLYSSHPPRAEYLLTEMGRRFGPVLEAMYDWGTLYPDPDTADKSD; via the coding sequence ATGAAAAAGATTTCGCGCGCCCATTGCCCGATCCGCCGGGCGACAGACATTCTGACGGACCAGTGGTCGTTCCTGATCCTTCGGGAGTTCTTTCTGGAAGGTGAAACACGCCGTTTCCAGGATCTGCAGAACGAACTCGGCCTGTCCCCGAACACGCTCTCCAACCGGCTGAAACATCTTGAAAACGCTGGTGTCCTTGAACGGAAGCTCTACTCCAGCCATCCGCCGAGGGCCGAGTACCTGCTGACCGAGATGGGCCGACGGTTCGGCCCGGTTCTTGAAGCCATGTATGATTGGGGAACACTCTACCCGGACCCGGACACCGCCGACAAAAGCGATTGA
- a CDS encoding histone deacetylase, with amino-acid sequence MPLPIVHHPAYCADLPANHRFPMDKFRAVADLIRTEDLLDGGTFFRPRPAPFEWVALAHDPAYVDQVFNGRVPDKVAREIGFPMRDDIALRARCATGGTVLTAYLALEHGIACNTAGGSHHARRLHGAGFCVFNDVAVALRVLQADGAIRKALVIDLDVHQGDGTADIFKGDPDIFTFSMHSQKNYPVRKVPSHLDVGLPDATGDEDYLAVLEETLPGLLARERWDIVVYNAGVDPYLNDRLGRLKLSRNGLKKRDRYVIGTVRQAALPLAGVLGGGYSTDIDELADRHLILHRTARSVLAESAGSVP; translated from the coding sequence ATGCCCCTGCCGATCGTTCATCATCCCGCCTATTGTGCCGACCTGCCGGCCAATCACAGGTTTCCGATGGACAAGTTCCGCGCTGTTGCGGACCTGATCCGGACGGAAGACCTGCTCGATGGCGGAACGTTCTTCCGGCCGAGGCCCGCGCCGTTCGAATGGGTCGCGCTTGCGCATGATCCGGCCTATGTGGACCAGGTCTTCAACGGCAGGGTTCCCGACAAGGTTGCAAGAGAAATCGGTTTTCCCATGCGCGACGACATTGCGCTGCGCGCCCGTTGCGCCACGGGCGGAACGGTCCTCACCGCCTACCTTGCGCTGGAGCATGGCATCGCGTGCAACACGGCTGGCGGCAGCCACCACGCGCGGCGGCTGCATGGGGCCGGGTTCTGTGTCTTCAACGATGTGGCGGTGGCCCTCCGCGTGCTGCAGGCGGACGGCGCCATTCGTAAGGCGCTGGTGATCGACCTGGACGTGCACCAGGGAGACGGAACCGCGGATATCTTCAAGGGAGATCCGGACATCTTCACGTTTTCGATGCACTCGCAGAAGAACTACCCAGTCCGCAAGGTGCCCTCCCATCTTGATGTCGGCTTGCCGGACGCGACGGGGGACGAAGACTATCTCGCGGTCCTGGAAGAGACCTTGCCGGGCCTGCTCGCGCGCGAGCGTTGGGATATCGTCGTCTACAACGCGGGTGTCGACCCATACCTGAACGACCGGCTGGGCCGGTTGAAACTGTCACGGAACGGCCTGAAGAAACGGGACCGATACGTCATCGGGACGGTCAGGCAGGCGGCGTTGCCGCTCGCCGGTGTGCTGGGCGGTGGTTATTCGACAGACATTGACGAACTGGCCGATCGCCACCTGATCCTGCACAGGACTGCCAGGAGCGTGTTGGCTGAAAGCGCCGGGTCCGTACCCTAG
- a CDS encoding DUF6460 domain-containing protein produces the protein MSDSGLSRFLGGSPAQVLLRLVFLSFVVGIILSALNLDPLDLVHMTVNFVERLWNMGFHAIGRLGNYLVVGAIVVIPIWLVMRLLAMGKSR, from the coding sequence ATGTCCGATAGCGGCCTGAGCCGATTTCTTGGCGGGTCTCCCGCGCAGGTTCTCTTGCGGCTGGTGTTCCTGTCATTTGTTGTCGGCATCATCCTGTCCGCGCTGAATCTCGACCCGCTTGACCTTGTCCATATGACAGTCAACTTCGTCGAGCGGCTTTGGAACATGGGCTTCCACGCCATCGGCAGACTTGGGAACTACCTCGTCGTCGGCGCGATCGTGGTCATTCCGATCTGGCTGGTCATGCGCCTTCTGGCGATGGGCAAGTCCCGCTAG
- a CDS encoding helix-turn-helix domain-containing protein: MPLEGEWARADVFRILRDISSNSDLNWPQIAERYDFDLAAIEDPQGVVPITAWHGVFEEVAKSLDNDGVMFDLFNNVDIGSFSLFDYVFSCAPTLRDACLAWVKFIPIRTNAYRIVFEEDETGGYVEWPILEGRGEWRQNMFARVGWAAQQLERALEQHVPPILIELATSPPKKKSAFQKKYQGRLKFGASYNRIFIPKALLARPLRQSDSHLYQIILRSAMEELDTFGQLESPLTRIANEVASNLAHGACTLPHISAKLGMSQRAVQRLLEREGTSFRKLSEEIRRSAADRYLRGTDLPMKEIAYLIGFSELSTFSRAVKSWFGMSPRKYREGSHRHAASGTSARKKPEAVRLMSVPHPAVRSGKPMSRKTGATAD; this comes from the coding sequence ATGCCGCTTGAAGGCGAATGGGCACGCGCAGACGTGTTCCGGATCTTGCGAGACATCAGTTCGAATTCTGATCTGAACTGGCCGCAAATCGCGGAACGCTATGATTTTGACCTGGCTGCAATCGAAGATCCCCAAGGTGTTGTTCCGATCACCGCGTGGCACGGCGTGTTCGAAGAGGTCGCCAAGTCCCTCGACAACGACGGCGTCATGTTCGACCTCTTCAACAATGTCGACATCGGCAGCTTCTCCCTGTTCGACTATGTGTTTTCCTGTGCGCCCACCCTCAGAGACGCCTGTCTTGCCTGGGTCAAGTTCATACCAATTCGGACGAATGCCTACCGGATCGTTTTCGAAGAGGATGAAACCGGCGGATATGTCGAGTGGCCGATACTGGAGGGGCGCGGCGAATGGCGGCAGAACATGTTTGCCCGGGTCGGCTGGGCGGCCCAACAGCTGGAGCGTGCGCTCGAACAACATGTTCCGCCGATCCTGATCGAACTGGCAACCTCACCTCCCAAGAAAAAATCCGCATTCCAGAAAAAGTACCAGGGGCGGCTCAAATTCGGAGCCTCGTATAACCGCATCTTCATCCCCAAGGCGCTGCTGGCCCGTCCGCTGCGCCAGAGCGACAGCCACCTTTACCAGATCATTCTGAGATCGGCGATGGAGGAGCTGGATACCTTCGGGCAGCTGGAATCACCGCTCACCAGAATTGCCAACGAAGTTGCCTCGAACCTTGCGCACGGCGCCTGTACGCTGCCGCATATCTCGGCAAAACTCGGCATGTCGCAGCGTGCGGTGCAGAGGCTGCTGGAGCGGGAAGGCACAAGTTTCCGCAAGCTGAGCGAAGAAATCCGGCGTTCCGCCGCCGACAGGTATCTGCGCGGCACGGATCTGCCCATGAAGGAGATCGCCTATCTCATCGGCTTTTCGGAACTCAGCACGTTTTCCAGAGCAGTCAAATCGTGGTTCGGCATGTCTCCGCGGAAATACCGGGAAGGGTCACACAGGCACGCCGCCTCCGGGACCAGCGCCCGCAAGAAACCGGAGGCGGTCCGGCTTATGAGCGTTCCGCATCCCGCCGTGCGCAGCGGCAAACCGATGTCGCGCAAAACAGGTGCAACCGCGGACTGA
- a CDS encoding 3-hydroxyacyl-CoA dehydrogenase NAD-binding domain-containing protein codes for MSYKNFTLETDTDGIAVITWDMPEKSLNVIDLTVMDELDAIIDQVAGDESIKGAVIHSGKAAFSGGADLTMMEGLLKEFHVRRGADPEGAAKLLYEGSRRLTLIYRKLETCGKPFVAAVAGTCMGGGTELALACHARVADEGLKMGLPEVKVGLFPGAGGTQRVMRMTDGQQGMQFLLQGRTLRAPQALQMKLVNEVTGTKKLLGAAKKLLKNGLDPVKDWDKKGYKLPNGKVYSPAGFQFWPAANAIYRRETYDNYPGARYLLSAVVEGLQLPMDLALQVESRYFAKVLQTPEAASMIRSLFVSMQELNKLARRPVDQRPNKIRKVGILGAGFMGAGIAYVSANAGIDVVLIDRDQEAADKGKAHSDELISKAVKRGRASEDQKDKLLARITPTTDYDALADCDLVIEAVFEDREIKRTVTQAAEAVMKSRAIFASNTSTLPITSLAQASKRPKNFIGIHFFSPVDKMMLVEVILGKRTSDRALAMALDYIKAIKKTPIVVNDSRGFYTSRVVMTYIREGLMMLGDGVPAAMIENAGKMAGMPVGPLSLGDEVALDLAWKIVSATRKDLGVKYVEGPLDNILEDMVVKRERFGRKNGKGFYDYKGKDKKLWPGLTDVTGQPKPADSFNIEELKQRLLVMQALETSRIFEERCLTDVREADVGSILGFGFAPYSGGTLSYIDMMGTPAFVDLCKKFTRKWGPRFKPNKLLRDMAKENETFYGKFPPKAGDTAREAA; via the coding sequence ATGAGCTACAAGAATTTCACACTCGAAACCGACACTGACGGCATTGCGGTGATCACGTGGGACATGCCGGAAAAGTCGTTGAACGTCATCGACCTGACGGTGATGGATGAACTTGACGCGATCATCGACCAGGTCGCTGGGGACGAGAGCATCAAGGGAGCCGTGATCCATTCCGGAAAGGCAGCCTTTTCCGGCGGCGCTGACCTGACCATGATGGAAGGCCTGTTGAAGGAGTTCCACGTCAGGCGCGGAGCCGATCCGGAAGGCGCGGCAAAGCTGCTTTACGAAGGCTCCCGCCGTCTGACGCTCATCTACCGCAAGCTGGAAACATGCGGCAAACCGTTTGTGGCCGCGGTCGCGGGCACCTGCATGGGCGGCGGCACGGAACTGGCGCTTGCCTGCCACGCCCGTGTGGCAGACGAGGGCCTGAAAATGGGCCTTCCGGAAGTCAAGGTCGGGCTTTTCCCGGGGGCCGGCGGTACGCAGCGCGTCATGCGCATGACTGACGGCCAGCAGGGGATGCAGTTCCTTCTGCAGGGACGGACCTTGCGGGCACCCCAGGCATTGCAGATGAAACTGGTCAACGAGGTCACCGGCACGAAAAAACTGCTCGGAGCGGCAAAGAAGTTGCTGAAAAACGGCCTCGATCCGGTCAAGGACTGGGACAAGAAGGGTTATAAACTGCCCAATGGCAAGGTCTATTCCCCGGCCGGTTTCCAGTTCTGGCCCGCCGCCAATGCGATTTACCGCCGCGAGACCTACGACAATTACCCCGGCGCCCGCTATCTCCTGAGCGCGGTCGTTGAAGGTCTGCAACTGCCGATGGACCTCGCGCTTCAGGTCGAGAGCCGGTATTTCGCAAAGGTGCTCCAGACGCCGGAAGCGGCCAGCATGATCCGCTCTCTGTTCGTTTCCATGCAGGAGTTGAACAAGCTTGCCCGACGCCCTGTAGACCAGAGACCGAACAAGATCAGGAAAGTCGGGATCCTCGGGGCCGGTTTCATGGGCGCCGGTATCGCCTATGTGTCGGCGAATGCCGGCATCGACGTCGTGCTGATCGACCGCGACCAGGAAGCCGCGGACAAGGGCAAGGCCCATTCGGACGAGTTGATAAGCAAGGCCGTCAAGCGCGGCCGGGCGAGCGAAGACCAGAAGGACAAGCTGCTCGCACGCATCACGCCGACAACGGACTACGATGCGCTCGCCGATTGCGATCTCGTGATCGAAGCCGTATTCGAGGACCGCGAGATCAAGCGGACAGTGACCCAGGCCGCCGAGGCGGTGATGAAATCACGGGCCATATTCGCGTCAAACACCTCGACGCTGCCCATCACCTCGCTGGCGCAGGCTTCGAAGCGGCCCAAGAATTTCATCGGCATCCACTTCTTTTCGCCCGTGGACAAGATGATGCTTGTCGAGGTGATCCTGGGCAAGCGCACTTCCGACCGGGCGCTGGCAATGGCACTGGACTACATCAAGGCCATCAAGAAAACGCCCATCGTCGTCAATGACAGCCGCGGTTTCTACACTTCCCGCGTTGTCATGACCTACATCCGCGAAGGGCTGATGATGCTGGGTGACGGCGTTCCGGCCGCGATGATCGAGAATGCCGGAAAAATGGCAGGCATGCCAGTCGGCCCGCTTTCCCTCGGGGACGAGGTTGCGCTTGATCTTGCGTGGAAAATCGTCTCCGCAACGCGCAAGGACCTCGGCGTGAAATATGTCGAAGGGCCGCTCGACAACATTCTCGAGGACATGGTCGTCAAGAGAGAGCGCTTCGGGCGAAAGAACGGCAAGGGTTTCTATGACTACAAGGGTAAGGACAAGAAGCTCTGGCCAGGCCTGACCGATGTGACCGGCCAGCCCAAGCCGGCGGACAGCTTCAACATCGAAGAGCTCAAGCAGCGGCTTCTGGTGATGCAGGCACTCGAAACGTCACGTATTTTCGAAGAACGGTGCCTGACCGACGTGCGCGAGGCGGATGTCGGTTCCATTCTCGGTTTCGGTTTTGCTCCCTATTCGGGAGGAACGCTCAGCTATATCGACATGATGGGCACCCCGGCGTTCGTGGACCTCTGCAAGAAGTTCACCCGCAAATGGGGTCCTAGGTTCAAGCCCAACAAACTGCTGCGCGACATGGCCAAGGAAAACGAGACATTCTACGGAAAGTTTCCACCCAAGGCAGGCGACACCGCCAGGGAAGCCGCATAG